Proteins encoded in a region of the uncultured Erythrobacter sp. genome:
- a CDS encoding GNAT family N-acetyltransferase produces the protein MTTASSIPIDFTIGSRRLFSVQRLLSSWAFSLEDVLADEARLAPPEPGSDGLRILSAPNHAIAAIASKFPDHLIGGRQDYRRHYIDMAGSYDDYLTQFSGKTRSTLRRKARKLAKEVGDAYRLTEHRTPAEVESFLDAAIPLSEKTYQARLLDAGLPDTPKARTAMLEAAEDDRMRGFLLHASDGPIAYLSLPISGNTLIYAHLGYDPAWSRLSPGTVLQMEALERLFAEQRYRYFDFTEGEGAHKTMFGTDSVLCSSFVLLEPTLANRALLGARAGFDTIVGQAKNLAERSGALARVRSALRA, from the coding sequence GTGACCACCGCATCCTCCATCCCGATCGATTTCACGATCGGATCGCGCCGGTTGTTTTCCGTCCAGCGGCTGCTGAGTTCCTGGGCGTTCTCGCTCGAAGATGTGCTCGCGGATGAAGCGCGGCTCGCACCGCCAGAGCCAGGATCCGATGGCCTCCGCATTCTGTCGGCACCGAACCATGCCATCGCTGCAATCGCGTCCAAATTCCCCGACCATCTCATCGGGGGACGACAGGACTATCGCCGACACTATATCGATATGGCGGGAAGCTACGATGATTACCTCACGCAGTTCTCAGGCAAGACCCGTTCAACCCTGCGGCGCAAAGCCCGCAAACTCGCCAAGGAAGTGGGCGATGCATACCGTCTGACCGAGCACCGCACGCCTGCCGAGGTTGAAAGTTTCCTCGACGCCGCAATCCCACTGTCAGAGAAGACCTATCAGGCGCGCCTACTGGACGCTGGCCTGCCAGACACTCCTAAGGCTCGCACGGCAATGCTCGAAGCGGCTGAGGACGACCGGATGCGCGGATTTCTGTTGCACGCCTCCGATGGCCCGATCGCTTACTTGTCGCTGCCAATATCGGGCAACACACTGATCTATGCCCATCTCGGCTACGATCCCGCATGGTCACGGCTTTCGCCAGGCACCGTGCTGCAGATGGAAGCGCTCGAGCGGCTGTTTGCTGAGCAACGCTATCGCTATTTCGACTTCACCGAAGGCGAGGGAGCGCACAAGACCATGTTCGGCACCGATAGCGTCCTGTGCTCCAGCTTCGTCCTGCTCGAGCCAACCCTGGCCAATCGCGCATTGCTTGGAGCGCGTGCGGGTTTTGATACCATCGTCGGTCAGGCCAAAAACCTAGCCGAACGCTCAGGCGCACTAGCCCGCGTTCGGTCCGCCTTGCGCGCTTAG
- a CDS encoding GMC family oxidoreductase N-terminal domain-containing protein, giving the protein MPTTSSSTLAALAPSSVRALGVTADGNPVVRTEFGTDGDRADYIITGSGAVALEGEGVDRSRASTVTVDEAMITVIAQRRVSFEHAYIEALFGGAPPEGTVQDVLERAMHWISILPDIARRDVKTGLFFLEIWLGRSFSELSIPERQARLTARIAEADFGIIRALSRLRTIFYSAYYQAPTSWNSIGFVPPESRAGSPTPVDDDVLRPVILNENEECDWLVIGSGAGGAAAAAALAAKGDDVIIIEKGDYWSTGEIRHRDAEQYAGMYVGGGLMTSSNREIAILQAECVGGSSLVNNGICFRPDGANIHPDAEDVIEHWRDKFGVQIDRAKLSAAFDFLWDKLEIAEITEEQAGPNAAHLETAWNAFRAAGHGKAGDEHAVYRRFEKNYGTGTRKCWGCGYCNSGCPYGRKNTVVETLLKQAQEDGARIAENTAARRINIGVHLRTKPVKSVQARQNGNPIRIRPKKGAIVAAGTGASSALLERLNFAHIGEQIACNLACPVIAKMPHKVDSWNAVQMGAYVDRGDHLIETWFHPPSSFSASVGGWFDEYVRRMQSYSNLVCLGILLPVSDIGEVKRGAFKVGLKNKHCEQLRRHVVDVVRMHFAGGAEEVYLPTSDNVTVRPGDDIEALVEEHLDKPSDFIVSTSHPQGGNVMGSRVDRSVVGSDLKVHGTGNLYVADASIFPSSIRINAQMFTMAMAHARFA; this is encoded by the coding sequence ATGCCGACCACATCGTCTTCCACGCTCGCCGCACTTGCGCCGAGCAGCGTGCGCGCTCTGGGCGTCACAGCCGATGGCAACCCTGTAGTCCGAACAGAATTCGGCACTGACGGCGACCGAGCTGACTACATCATCACCGGCAGCGGAGCCGTCGCGCTCGAAGGCGAAGGTGTTGACCGCAGCCGCGCCAGCACTGTCACCGTCGATGAAGCCATGATCACCGTGATCGCCCAGCGCCGCGTCTCTTTCGAGCATGCCTATATCGAGGCTCTGTTCGGCGGTGCTCCTCCGGAAGGCACCGTTCAAGATGTCCTCGAACGCGCGATGCACTGGATATCGATCCTGCCGGATATCGCGCGGCGCGATGTGAAAACGGGATTGTTCTTCCTCGAGATATGGCTCGGCCGGAGCTTTTCAGAGCTTTCGATACCAGAGCGGCAGGCGCGCCTTACCGCGCGGATTGCGGAGGCTGACTTTGGCATCATTCGCGCCCTCAGTCGCCTGCGCACGATCTTCTACTCCGCCTATTACCAAGCCCCCACCAGCTGGAATAGCATCGGTTTCGTCCCGCCAGAATCGCGTGCCGGTAGCCCCACTCCTGTCGATGACGACGTGCTGAGGCCAGTCATCCTGAATGAAAACGAAGAGTGCGACTGGCTGGTGATCGGGTCGGGCGCTGGCGGGGCGGCTGCCGCCGCTGCCTTGGCGGCAAAGGGCGATGACGTCATCATTATCGAAAAGGGCGATTATTGGTCCACCGGTGAGATCCGTCACCGCGATGCAGAACAATATGCCGGAATGTATGTCGGCGGCGGGCTGATGACATCCAGCAACCGCGAAATCGCAATCCTTCAGGCAGAATGCGTCGGCGGATCGTCGTTGGTCAATAACGGCATCTGCTTCCGCCCCGATGGCGCGAACATCCATCCCGATGCCGAGGACGTGATCGAGCATTGGCGTGACAAATTCGGCGTGCAGATCGACCGGGCGAAACTTTCCGCCGCTTTCGACTTCCTTTGGGACAAGCTGGAAATCGCGGAGATTACCGAAGAGCAGGCTGGCCCCAACGCTGCGCATCTCGAAACAGCATGGAACGCTTTTCGCGCTGCCGGTCATGGGAAGGCTGGAGACGAACATGCGGTTTATCGGCGGTTCGAGAAGAACTATGGCACTGGGACACGGAAATGCTGGGGCTGCGGCTATTGCAATTCCGGCTGTCCGTACGGTCGCAAGAACACGGTTGTCGAAACCCTCCTAAAGCAGGCGCAGGAGGATGGCGCCCGGATCGCCGAGAACACCGCCGCGCGGCGGATCAATATCGGCGTCCATTTGCGGACAAAGCCGGTCAAATCGGTTCAGGCTCGCCAGAACGGCAACCCCATTCGCATTCGGCCGAAAAAGGGTGCGATCGTCGCCGCTGGAACAGGGGCTTCGTCGGCACTGCTCGAACGGCTCAACTTCGCGCATATCGGCGAACAGATTGCCTGCAATCTCGCTTGTCCGGTGATCGCCAAAATGCCGCACAAGGTCGACAGCTGGAATGCGGTGCAAATGGGTGCGTATGTCGATCGCGGCGATCACCTGATTGAAACATGGTTCCATCCACCATCCAGCTTTTCGGCATCGGTCGGGGGCTGGTTCGATGAATATGTCCGGCGGATGCAGTCCTATTCGAACCTCGTCTGCCTGGGCATCCTTTTGCCCGTCAGCGATATCGGCGAAGTGAAGCGCGGCGCGTTCAAGGTCGGGCTGAAGAACAAGCACTGCGAGCAATTGCGCCGCCATGTGGTCGATGTGGTGCGGATGCATTTCGCGGGCGGAGCGGAAGAGGTTTATTTGCCCACCTCGGACAACGTCACGGTCCGCCCCGGCGACGACATCGAAGCGTTGGTGGAGGAGCACTTAGACAAACCAAGCGATTTCATCGTCAGCACGTCGCACCCGCAGGGCGGCAATGTGATGGGCTCCCGGGTCGACCGCTCGGTCGTCGGCAGTGATTTGAAAGTGCACGGGACAGGCAATCTCTACGTCGCCGATGCCAGCATTTTCCCCTCGTCGATCCGCATCAACGCGCAGATGTTCACCATGGCAATGGCGCACGCGCGCTTCGCATAG
- a CDS encoding molybdopterin-binding protein: protein MTSSDKIWTAGLVIIGDEILSGRTHDKNIAQVASWLQVQGIRLAEVRVVPDVEERIVEAVNALRAANDYLFTTGGIGPTHDDITVDAVAAALGVPVIIHPEARALLERYYADKGGLNEGRLRMARVPEGSELIPNRMSGAPGIRRGNVILMAGVPHITAGMLDALTGELEGGVPLLSETVGSWVPESEVASLLREVEEAHDDCQIGSYPFFREGKVGANFVIRSTKQEIIQSAVDSLTDGLATSGYDFTPGGI from the coding sequence ATGACTTCTTCCGACAAAATCTGGACCGCAGGGCTCGTCATTATCGGCGATGAAATCCTGTCTGGCCGCACTCACGACAAGAACATCGCGCAAGTCGCGAGTTGGCTTCAGGTGCAGGGCATTCGCCTTGCCGAAGTGCGCGTGGTGCCTGACGTCGAGGAACGTATCGTCGAAGCGGTCAACGCTCTGCGCGCAGCGAATGACTACCTGTTCACCACAGGCGGGATTGGCCCAACGCATGACGACATCACTGTCGACGCGGTAGCTGCGGCGCTCGGTGTGCCGGTCATCATCCATCCCGAAGCGCGCGCGCTGCTTGAACGCTATTACGCCGACAAAGGCGGTCTGAACGAAGGCCGACTGCGGATGGCCCGCGTGCCTGAAGGCTCCGAATTGATCCCCAATCGTATGTCCGGCGCACCAGGCATTCGGCGCGGCAATGTGATCCTGATGGCGGGCGTCCCGCACATCACTGCTGGGATGCTGGATGCACTAACCGGCGAACTCGAAGGCGGCGTTCCGCTGCTGTCGGAAACCGTTGGCAGTTGGGTGCCGGAAAGCGAAGTGGCGAGCCTCCTGCGCGAAGTCGAAGAAGCCCATGACGATTGCCAGATAGGGTCGTATCCGTTCTTCCGCGAAGGGAAAGTTGGCGCCAACTTTGTAATCAGGTCAACCAAACAGGAAATCATCCAAAGCGCGGTCGACTCCCTGACCGATGGATTGGCCACCAGCGGCTATGATTTCACCCCTGGAGGCATCTGA
- a CDS encoding NAD(P)/FAD-dependent oxidoreductase: MLATPPDFDVLIVGAGISGIGMAAHMEMKAPHHSYTIVERRENIGGTWDLFRYPGIRSDSDMHTLGFDFEPWKHEKSIADGPSILEYLDRIADERGIREHIRFGQKVLSADFREDEARWHVEMESEDGSRTRLTANFVYLGSGYYDYDDPYDAGFDFSEFEGQVVHPQFWPEDMDYTGKKVVVIGSGATAVTIVPAMSEKVAKITMLQRTPTWMISRPAKDRLANFLRKIMPETWAYAITRFKNIRMQDFTFKVAREKPEKAKESLYKGLEKALGPDFDKADFTPPYNPWEQRLCLVPDSDFFEALNAGKADVVTGNIDRFEAGGVRLKSGELLEADIIVTATGLKMCVAGKIAVSIGGEPVDFSQRFYYKGCMFSNLPNFAVVFGYLNASWTLRADINSDYVCRVLNHMRATGTEIATPVLTADAEAAIEEDDIYDFSSGYIERAKAIQPKNAAQFPWRLNQEYVVDRKQMKADPVNDGLLTFTRAGANATQSEEQLEAAE, translated from the coding sequence ATGCTAGCGACCCCACCTGATTTTGACGTGCTGATAGTAGGCGCCGGTATCTCTGGCATCGGCATGGCCGCGCACATGGAAATGAAAGCGCCGCATCACTCCTACACCATCGTCGAGCGGCGCGAGAATATCGGCGGCACATGGGACCTGTTCCGCTATCCCGGCATCCGATCCGACAGCGACATGCACACGCTGGGCTTCGATTTCGAGCCGTGGAAGCATGAGAAGTCGATCGCCGATGGCCCCTCAATCCTCGAATATCTCGACCGCATCGCCGATGAGCGCGGCATTCGCGAACACATCCGGTTCGGCCAAAAGGTTCTGTCCGCTGACTTTCGCGAGGACGAAGCGCGCTGGCATGTCGAAATGGAGAGCGAAGATGGTTCACGCACGCGGTTGACTGCAAACTTCGTCTATCTCGGCTCAGGCTACTACGATTACGACGATCCCTACGATGCCGGGTTCGATTTTTCGGAGTTTGAAGGTCAGGTGGTGCACCCGCAATTCTGGCCCGAGGACATGGACTATACCGGCAAGAAGGTCGTGGTCATCGGATCAGGCGCGACAGCTGTAACGATCGTTCCGGCGATGTCGGAAAAGGTCGCGAAGATCACGATGCTCCAGCGCACGCCGACCTGGATGATCTCGCGCCCGGCGAAAGACAGGTTAGCCAATTTCCTGCGCAAGATCATGCCTGAAACGTGGGCTTATGCGATCACCCGGTTCAAAAATATCCGGATGCAGGACTTCACCTTCAAGGTGGCACGCGAGAAGCCGGAGAAGGCGAAAGAAAGCCTCTACAAGGGGCTCGAAAAAGCCCTTGGCCCTGACTTCGACAAGGCCGATTTCACGCCGCCCTACAATCCGTGGGAACAGCGGTTGTGCCTCGTCCCGGATTCGGATTTCTTCGAAGCCTTGAATGCAGGAAAAGCCGACGTTGTGACCGGCAATATCGATCGTTTTGAAGCTGGAGGAGTGCGTCTCAAATCGGGCGAGTTGCTCGAAGCCGACATCATCGTCACTGCCACCGGCCTGAAAATGTGCGTCGCCGGCAAGATTGCCGTCAGCATTGGCGGCGAACCGGTCGATTTCAGCCAGCGCTTCTATTACAAAGGCTGCATGTTCTCGAACCTGCCGAATTTTGCGGTGGTGTTTGGATATCTCAACGCCAGCTGGACGCTGCGCGCGGATATCAATTCGGACTATGTCTGCCGTGTACTCAACCATATGCGCGCGACCGGCACCGAGATTGCAACACCGGTGCTGACTGCTGACGCCGAAGCGGCGATCGAAGAGGATGATATCTACGATTTCTCGTCGGGCTATATCGAGCGGGCCAAAGCGATTCAGCCGAAGAATGCAGCTCAATTCCCGTGGCGGCTCAATCAGGAATACGTGGTCGATCGCAAGCAGATGAAGGCCGACCCGGTCAACGATGGCCTGCTGACCTTTACCCGCGCAGGAGCCAATGCCACACAAAGTGAGGAACAGCTCGAAGCGGCTGAGTAA
- a CDS encoding TonB-dependent receptor, whose amino-acid sequence MKVCLRFACSVLALTAPLPLLAQDENEEDLEDEIVVTGEGLEQALSIGAYAVTEIDREQIVSSGSGRIEDVLENVAGFQQFRRSDSRSSNPSAQGVTLRALGGNATSRALVLLDGVPISDPFFGYIPLSSIAPETLSNIRVTRGGGSGPFGSGALAGTIELESADARTLGPVSASLLVNDREETEASASLATSLGAGFAVVNGRWDRGQGFFTTPDDQRVPATARAAFDSWSVGLRAVAPLTETVELQARGQVFEDARTLRFDGADSTSEGQDASLRIVGRGDWQFEALAYVQARNFSNIVISSTRFVQVLDQRNTPSTGLGGKIEIRPPLSEAHEVRIGVDYRRADGELQEEAFSAFTGNLRERRRAGGTNSNLGLFIEDDWQIGPLLLTGGLRADYTSIEDGFFRAVDANGLLVSETIAPDRSDWALSWRAGALFYATRRLELRASAYTGLRLPTLNELYRPFVVFPVVTQANAALENERLKGFEVGLDWQPINEIVLSVTAFDNEVESAIANVTLQPNLRQRQNLPAIDAKGIEATLAAVFGKVSLDASLAYTDATIAGESASIALDGNRPPQTPEFAASATLAWQPSDGWRLAGTLRHVGGQFEDDQETDRLAAATTLDLFAQAPLLKDLSLIVRGENLLDEAIVTRNSGGATDLGVPRTVWVGLRFGY is encoded by the coding sequence ATGAAAGTTTGCCTCCGCTTCGCGTGCTCCGTCCTTGCTCTGACTGCCCCGCTTCCGCTTCTCGCTCAGGATGAGAATGAGGAGGATCTAGAAGACGAGATCGTCGTCACAGGCGAAGGTCTGGAGCAGGCGCTTTCGATCGGAGCTTACGCGGTTACAGAGATTGACCGCGAGCAGATTGTCTCGAGTGGGTCCGGCAGGATCGAAGACGTTCTGGAAAACGTCGCTGGCTTTCAGCAATTTCGCCGCTCGGACAGTCGTTCTTCGAACCCTAGCGCACAAGGTGTGACGCTTCGCGCGCTGGGCGGCAACGCAACGAGCCGCGCGCTGGTGTTGCTGGATGGGGTTCCAATCAGTGATCCGTTCTTTGGGTACATCCCGCTTTCATCGATCGCGCCTGAAACACTTTCAAACATCCGCGTAACACGCGGCGGTGGCTCCGGACCGTTCGGGTCAGGTGCACTGGCTGGTACTATCGAACTGGAAAGCGCCGACGCGCGCACGCTTGGCCCGGTATCGGCCAGCCTGCTGGTCAATGATCGCGAAGAAACCGAAGCCAGCGCCAGCCTCGCCACCAGTCTTGGAGCGGGATTTGCCGTGGTCAATGGTCGCTGGGACCGGGGGCAGGGCTTCTTCACCACGCCCGATGATCAGCGCGTTCCTGCTACCGCTCGCGCGGCATTCGACAGCTGGTCCGTTGGCCTGCGTGCGGTTGCGCCCCTGACCGAGACGGTCGAGCTGCAAGCGCGCGGGCAGGTATTCGAAGATGCACGCACGTTGCGTTTCGATGGCGCGGATTCGACCAGCGAAGGGCAGGATGCGAGCTTGCGGATCGTCGGGCGCGGCGATTGGCAGTTCGAAGCGCTCGCTTATGTTCAGGCGCGTAATTTCTCGAACATCGTGATCAGCTCGACCCGCTTCGTGCAGGTCCTCGATCAGCGGAATACGCCATCGACCGGGCTCGGCGGCAAGATCGAGATCCGTCCGCCCTTGTCCGAAGCACATGAAGTGCGGATCGGCGTCGATTATCGCCGGGCCGATGGCGAATTGCAGGAAGAAGCGTTCAGCGCGTTCACTGGCAATCTGCGCGAGCGTCGCCGAGCCGGCGGGACCAACAGCAATCTCGGTCTCTTTATCGAAGATGATTGGCAAATCGGTCCGCTCCTCCTGACTGGAGGTCTGCGCGCGGACTACACAAGCATCGAAGACGGTTTCTTCCGCGCGGTCGATGCAAACGGACTGTTGGTGAGCGAGACAATCGCACCCGACCGCTCAGATTGGGCGCTAAGCTGGCGGGCGGGCGCGCTGTTCTATGCGACCCGGCGGCTGGAGCTGCGCGCATCGGCCTACACCGGACTGCGGCTGCCGACGCTGAATGAACTCTACCGTCCGTTCGTGGTGTTCCCGGTGGTGACGCAGGCCAATGCTGCGCTTGAGAATGAGCGGCTAAAGGGGTTCGAAGTCGGCCTTGATTGGCAGCCGATCAATGAGATCGTGCTATCAGTCACAGCCTTCGACAATGAGGTCGAAAGCGCTATCGCCAACGTGACGCTTCAACCGAACTTGCGCCAACGTCAGAACCTGCCTGCGATAGACGCCAAGGGGATCGAGGCCACGCTCGCGGCGGTGTTCGGCAAAGTCAGCCTGGATGCGTCACTGGCATATACCGATGCGACAATTGCGGGAGAGAGTGCCTCAATCGCTCTTGATGGCAACCGTCCACCGCAAACGCCCGAATTTGCCGCCTCCGCGACACTGGCATGGCAGCCGTCCGATGGTTGGCGGCTGGCAGGGACGCTTCGGCATGTTGGTGGTCAGTTCGAAGACGATCAGGAAACCGACCGACTTGCTGCTGCGACAACACTCGATCTGTTTGCGCAGGCGCCATTGCTAAAGGATCTGTCGCTTATTGTACGCGGCGAAAACCTGCTGGACGAGGCCATTGTGACGCGCAACTCGGGCGGTGCAACCGATCTCGGTGTTCCGCGAACGGTGTGGGTTGGTCTGCGGTTTGGATACTGA
- a CDS encoding TonB-dependent receptor, producing MTRKLAAYAAGLMACSSFTAPVLAQDTEEGAAPEANDNTIIVTATRRAENIQDIPIAVTAVTPEQLDKQGVVNVQNITQVSPSFSTSNAQIASGSVVLRIRGVGTTSNNIGFESAVGIFVDGAYQSRPGVALSEFVDIERVEVLRGPQGTLFGRNTSAGALNITTNRPDLNEFGGFANATYGNFDLFNVQGAINAPLVEDTLAVRLTGAYRQRDGTVDVIDGTGTLIGESNTTDQFLVRGQLGYESEGGVRARLIFDYSESENQCCAAIEVLANTGFEGTVAALGGGARAGMATPLPATTPFDVTSAQRAIDNRVATASRLPLAEAEQWGVTGEFEFPISDNADLIFIGSYRDFSSSENYDSSFSGLDVFDVDRLDTDIETFTAELRLQGDAFDGALSWLIGGYYSDESITSEQDFSLGADYDLQIGGLFGGLLGPAPLTLLTDLINDPLTPGNGVSPNGTTSTNRYAQSSESWSIFTHNTLDITDSLSVTLGLRYSDESKTGGFEQLASNNPTCLTLLSDTATIAGTVGAGLVGNVLGTGCFAFTAPAIGSDAIAFPLPREFNVPFSDSELIYTGKIAYEFNAPVTAYASFTHGYKSGGINLDITANAGGADPTFLSEEVDAYEVGVKAQFLDDAVTLNVAGFVEEFSNFQVLEFTGAQFTTFNVNKAISSGVEIESVIRPSPDWTFNLGLTYTDARYPEDCDGGIANANVTSLCGNTLTNAPDVVAIAGVNYDKDFGNYLRAFFSGQVRAESDRRTSTQATTVPSAAQIAAAGSIQAAVDAAPLVPFDVQDSNTKVNLRFGVGAQDESWTLEVWGVNVTDQVTRGVTFNTVLRGSSRSAFPQEPATYGVTLRTKF from the coding sequence ATGACACGCAAGCTTGCAGCTTACGCTGCTGGCCTAATGGCCTGCAGTTCTTTCACGGCACCGGTATTGGCACAGGACACCGAAGAGGGCGCAGCTCCTGAGGCCAATGACAATACGATTATTGTTACCGCAACCCGCCGGGCGGAGAACATCCAAGACATTCCAATCGCAGTTACCGCTGTGACGCCAGAACAGCTTGATAAGCAGGGCGTGGTCAACGTTCAGAATATTACGCAAGTGTCTCCCAGCTTCTCGACATCGAACGCGCAGATCGCGTCTGGCTCGGTTGTGTTGCGGATCCGTGGTGTCGGTACGACATCGAACAATATCGGCTTTGAAAGCGCGGTCGGCATCTTTGTTGACGGGGCCTATCAATCACGTCCGGGCGTCGCGCTGAGCGAGTTCGTCGATATTGAGCGGGTTGAAGTTCTGCGCGGTCCACAAGGGACGCTGTTTGGCCGCAACACCTCGGCTGGTGCGCTGAACATCACCACCAATCGCCCTGACCTCAACGAGTTCGGCGGCTTCGCCAACGCGACATACGGCAATTTTGACCTGTTCAACGTCCAGGGTGCGATCAACGCTCCGCTGGTCGAAGACACGCTCGCTGTGCGCCTCACCGGTGCCTATCGTCAGCGCGACGGCACCGTCGACGTGATTGATGGAACCGGAACTCTAATCGGCGAATCGAACACGACCGATCAGTTCCTTGTTCGCGGTCAGCTTGGCTATGAAAGCGAAGGCGGCGTCCGGGCTCGTTTGATCTTTGATTATTCTGAAAGTGAAAACCAGTGCTGCGCCGCAATTGAAGTTCTGGCCAACACAGGGTTTGAAGGTACAGTCGCTGCCTTGGGTGGCGGTGCTCGAGCTGGGATGGCAACACCGCTGCCCGCAACCACACCTTTCGATGTGACGTCTGCTCAGCGGGCAATTGACAACCGCGTCGCAACCGCGAGCCGCTTGCCGCTTGCGGAAGCAGAACAATGGGGCGTTACCGGTGAATTTGAATTTCCGATCAGCGATAACGCCGATCTGATTTTCATCGGTTCCTATCGTGACTTCTCCTCGAGTGAGAATTACGATTCCAGCTTCTCTGGCCTGGATGTGTTCGATGTTGATCGGCTCGATACGGATATCGAGACATTCACTGCCGAATTGCGCTTGCAGGGCGATGCCTTTGATGGCGCATTGAGCTGGCTCATCGGCGGTTACTATTCCGATGAATCGATCACTTCAGAGCAAGATTTCTCGCTTGGTGCAGATTATGATCTGCAGATTGGCGGGCTTTTCGGCGGACTGCTTGGGCCAGCGCCGCTCACTTTGCTCACAGATCTGATCAATGATCCGCTCACACCCGGAAACGGTGTCAGCCCGAACGGTACGACATCGACCAATCGTTATGCGCAAAGCAGCGAAAGCTGGTCGATCTTCACCCACAACACGCTCGACATTACCGACAGCCTTAGTGTCACATTGGGGCTGCGCTATTCGGATGAGAGCAAAACCGGTGGGTTTGAACAGCTTGCCAGCAACAATCCGACATGCCTGACTTTGCTGTCCGACACGGCTACGATTGCCGGCACGGTCGGCGCGGGTCTCGTTGGGAACGTGCTTGGAACCGGGTGCTTTGCATTCACCGCACCGGCAATCGGATCGGATGCGATCGCATTCCCGCTTCCACGTGAATTCAACGTGCCGTTCAGCGATAGCGAACTGATCTACACTGGTAAGATCGCATATGAGTTCAATGCACCGGTTACCGCCTATGCCAGCTTTACGCATGGCTATAAGTCGGGCGGCATCAACCTCGACATTACTGCGAATGCTGGTGGTGCTGATCCAACCTTCCTGTCGGAAGAAGTGGACGCGTACGAAGTTGGTGTGAAAGCGCAATTCCTTGATGATGCAGTGACGCTAAACGTTGCTGGCTTCGTTGAAGAATTCAGCAACTTCCAGGTGCTCGAATTTACCGGCGCTCAGTTCACGACGTTTAACGTGAACAAGGCGATTTCATCCGGTGTCGAGATTGAGTCGGTCATCCGGCCTTCGCCAGATTGGACCTTTAACCTGGGCCTGACCTACACCGATGCTCGCTATCCAGAGGATTGTGATGGAGGCATAGCCAACGCGAACGTAACATCGCTTTGCGGGAACACGCTGACCAATGCGCCCGACGTTGTGGCCATTGCCGGAGTGAACTACGACAAGGACTTCGGAAACTATCTCCGCGCGTTCTTCTCGGGACAGGTTCGAGCCGAAAGCGATCGTCGTACTTCGACACAGGCCACGACCGTGCCGAGCGCGGCACAGATTGCTGCCGCTGGCAGCATTCAGGCAGCCGTCGATGCAGCGCCGCTGGTGCCGTTCGATGTGCAGGACAGCAACACCAAGGTAAATCTGCGCTTCGGTGTCGGCGCTCAGGACGAAAGCTGGACGCTGGAAGTCTGGGGCGTGAATGTCACCGACCAGGTAACCCGCGGTGTGACATTCAACACCGTGCTGCGTGGTTCGTCTCGCTCAGCCTTCCCGCAGGAGCCAGCGACCTATGGTGTAACGCTTCGTACGAAGTTCTGA